The nucleotide sequence TCGAACGCAAAAATAAGGAGTTGGAACCGCACTTCGAAACGATTTAATCAACCTTTTTTGACATCCCACACCTTTTTCTCATTTTTTTTGAAAAAAACGCATAAATATCCCTAAAAACGATAAGAATTTCTATTCGTCCTCTACTGTATATGTATTGATTAAGTAATCTAGAGTGATATCAATTTTATCTGTGGGTACTACTCTTGTGATTAATCCTAGATCTTCAGCTTGCTTGGCAGAGAATAATTCAGAAGAATTGATATTCAATTTATTAGTGAAAGCAGTATTTTCTGTGGCATAAGAAAGGTCGTAGGCTTTCAAGAATGAAGAACTAATAAAATTAGCTGTTCCTTCTATTACTGCAACAGTCATTGCTCTCATGTTTTGAATCATCTGCGTCAGCTTAATAAAGTAATCACTTTTTAGAATCTTGTTTGCACTGAAGCTTTTGTCATCGATGGGAAATTTTGGAAGAAAA is from Flammeovirga agarivorans and encodes:
- a CDS encoding Clp protease/crotonase-like domain-containing protein — translated: MNYQSKIHSIRKNNVVTIYVPNFCLNELSQKFTLDIINTLEKINTDTSIDMVILRTVQENYFLPKFPIDDKSFSANKILKSDYFIKLTQMIQNMRAMTVAVIEGTANFISSSFLKAYDLSYATENTAFTNKLNINSSELFSAKQAEDLGLITRVVPTDKIDITLDYLINTYTVEDE